tgaaaatgaaagaaaaacagctgGAGGAAACTTATACACATGGTGCCAACAACCTAGTCTTAGGAAACaacaaaagggagagaagaaaaagattaccTACCTGTATTCATCTCATTAGTAACCAAGAGAGATGGAATTATGGGTAGaactgaaagggaaagaaaaactacTGGGTGAAACTTATATATGGCACAAACAACCTAGTCTCAGGAAACaacaaaagggagagaagaaaaagattgcCTGCTTGTATTCATCTCATTAGTGaccaattcctcttccttcccacagCTACCAGGTGGCTAAGAGTCTGCGAGAGGACAGCTACGGCCTGGTGTTTGGGATCAATATGTTCATGTCGCTTCTCCTGCAATCACTCCTCACATTAATTGTGGTACAGGTGCTGCATCTCTCGGTACACACTCAGGTGAGCTGCCACATGACACCACACCTGCATATTCCAACACAAGTACTTACTCACATACTCACAGGTGAACTGCCACATGACACCACACCTGCATACACCAACACAtgtacttatacacacacacacacacacacacacacacacacacacacacacacacacacacacacacacacacacacacacacacacacacacacacacacacacacacacacacacacacacacacacacaaacttacatatgagcgaaatgtaatgtattccaacataaatggagtgatatcggggattttagaactcaacgattacttgagggacaagaacccagatattgtgggtcttactgaaacaaaactgagagagggagaagacctgatgaaggttggagaagggaaatataacgtttggaaaagaaatagagtaggtaagatgggaggaggagtgatgttgctggttaaaaaagatataaaggtggatcaagtgaaaaaggtatgggaaaggcagaagtgctaaagatcagagcagaaactaatgaaggaaaaaagaggcactacatagtggtgtacgtaccacctaagacaaatgcatggtcagtacaggaatatgaagaaatgataagtgatacaggaacatgtctggaagaaatgttgggtggctgtgaacgaactataatgatgggagattttaattgtaaagaggtgtgttgggaggactggtcaatggaaggatcagagacaacatgggaaatacactattgacactggcaatggaaaatgtgttaactcagtgggtcaaagaagatactaggtttggaggagaggagcatcgtcaagactggacttggtctttagtacagagccaatggtcattgaggagatgagggtggagtgccctttagcaaagagtgatcatgcagttttggagttcaaggtgatagacgaagagaaatctagaagaaatgaagaatataaagtgggaagatggaattatgccaagacagattttggaaacctaaagaaattctttcaagagacaaattggatgaaattcaagagtgctaaggagcaaatgaaaagtggaaggaatttataaaaatatacaaagaaggtgagaaaaatttgtaccaataagacaacatagagaagttggaaagcaggactggtttaacgatagatgtgaaaaggctagaacaagaaaagaggatgcatggaagaggtggagaaggaaaagacggattaagcagtgggaaagttacaaaagagcaagaaatgaatatgtgttgattagaagagaagaaagaaagaaacaagaaaaggatataattgataaatgtaaagaccaaccaaggctttttacagacatgtgaacaacaacatcaaaaatagagaaagtattgaaagtttagaagtaaatggagtatacagtgaagatcccagggaaatggcagaggctatgaatggatgctttcggaaggtattcacaaaggagactgcttttgacaaaccactggtaatggaacagaaagggattatgaaggagtttcaagtaactgtggaggagatcaagaacatgatggggagtttagaagtgagaaaagctgtgggacctgatggggtatcaggatggattttaagagaatgcagggagcaattggcagaaaaagtttgtgaagtaattgatgcctcattaagggaaggcgtagtgccccaagactggaaaagagctaacattgtcccaatctataaatcaggtaacaagagagacccattgaactatagaccagtgtcacttacaagtgtggtagctaagatgtgtgagagggtggtgaagaatagatggacagacttcttggagaaaatgacatactttgtgagtgtcaatttggttttaggaaagggcgttcatgcacgacaaacctgatatgttactattcgagggtgatagatgtaatacaggaaagagatggttgggctgatggaatatatctggatttaaaaaaggcctttgataaggtaccacaccagagactgatctggaaacttgaaatggtaggaggagtgcatggcagtttactaaaatggatggaagacttttggtaggaagagaaatgagaacaataattaaggacagaccatcagaatggggattggtggagagtggagttccacagggatcagtgttggcaccagtaatgttcgcagtctacataaatgacatggtggatggggtgtccagttatgtgagcctatttgcagacgatgcaaaattgttacgaaaagtgagatgtgacaaagattgcgaactactccaggaagacttggacagaatatggaaatggagctgtacatggcaaatggagttcaacacgacaaaatgcaagaaaatagagtttggcaagagtgaaagaagaatcaggagtatgtacaagataggaaatgaagacataaaaccagtcatgaagaaaaagaccttggggtgacaattaccaatgacctatcgccagagagacatataaacaaaataattggagaagtattgaacttattgaggaacataagagtggcgttcgtatatctagatgaagaaatgatgaagaaaataattactgcaatgataagaccgaggcttgaatatgcaacaatacagtgggctcgaacttaaagaaacacataaggaaactagagaaagtacagagggctgcaacgaaaatggtgcctgacttaagagatttgacttatgaagacagactgaaaagaatgcaacttccaaccctggaaaacagaagagaaaggggagacctgatagcaatatacagagtgatgattggcatggaaaaatggatagggaagatctgtgtatgtggaatggaagaatgtcgagagggcatgggaaaaaactaaaatggccacttataggagagatgtgaaaaaatatagcttccctcatagaagggtggaagcatggaatagtttagacgtggaagtggtcaacgcaaggaatattcatgattttaagaaaaagctggacattaatagatatggagacgggacaacacgagcatagctcttttcccgtatgttacaattaggtaaatacaattaggtaaatacacacaagccagaggaccggggttcgattccccggccgggtggagatatttgggtgtgtctcctttcacgtgtagcccctgttcacctagcaatgagtaggtacgggatgtaaattgaggaattgtgaccttgttgtccaggtgtgtggtgtgtgcctggtctcaggcctatccgaagatcggaaataatgagctctgagctcgttccgtagggtaacgtctggctgtctcgtcagagactgcagcagatcaaacagtgaaacacacacacactcacaccactcacacacacacacacacacacacacacacacacacacacacacacacacacacacacacacacacacacacacacacacacacacacacacacacacacacacacacacacacacacacacacacacacacacacacacacccctaccccttcctcacacaccatctccatctctcttgcAGTTCATCGTGTATGGCGTTTACTTCCTTTTACTGGCGATGGTATTCCTGGCGCTCTCCACATACTCCCTGAGCAGCATGGGATGTGCAGGGATACGGGAGGCTGGCGTGTGGGAGCAGCCTATTGGATCCCCTCAGGAGGCGCCGCTGGGGTGTGCTgagtctgtctgagtgtctgagtgGGCGAGAGTACAGgttgtattctgaaactcttctCCGACTCACCCTTACTAAATCAAAAGGCTCTCTGTATATTGAAAGTTACATGTTTTTAATGATGTCTTTATAGTTCTAGTGATGGACTGACAATATTTTCACATTAcagtattaaaaggagaaacactctagtTATCTCGATGATCTTTGAAAATTATTGTATTGAAGTTATACTggattttaattgtttttacttcttctggcagattgacaaaatttttgtattattggtaggagaaatactcttgagaacctggctaatcaatctctgtggcctttgaaaatagccatGGTAAAGctgcactgtttttttttattatctttttatggatctagtgacagattgacaagaccTTTATACTATtggcaggagaaacactcttgagaacctgtgTCTTTTGGAAACAttcatggtgagagagtaaggtTTCCAGAATAtaggcctttgtgtgtgtgtgtgtgagtgtgttgatgCACTTATGGACTCAAGTAATCAGGGAACACAGATAGGCTGGACTGCAATGCTGGTATTATATGAACTGCTTTCCTATCCATGCATTTATCACTAGAATTACTGGTTGTTGGACTCAGTTAGATGGGAGCTTTGCTAATCACAGGATCTGAACTGACACAGCAAGGCACATGGGCTGAGTACTGCTGGTAATAGTGAACACAATTTGTAACACACACCTCAATTTGAACAATGATCTGCTATTCCAcgtggttgtgttgttgtggaggaaaggtggtggtCATGTTACAGCTCTTGTTAACTGTTAAATGTGGATGGATCAAGAAAATGTTAGTCTATCAATGTTTACAATTGTTATTTGTTATGCATAtactatttatttgttattttttcataatttactTGTGATTATGAGTGGAGCCTTGTAATtactggtgatgtgtgtgtgtgtgtgtgtgtgtgtgtgaattatcgAGTGAGATTATCACCAGACATCCATTCTGTGCAATTCCTGACATAGTGACTAGTAAAAGACAACTGAGGTCTTGAAATAGAAAAGTTTTATTCTGTGATAATGTTACAAGCAAGGTAGGTTAAGGGTGAGTGTTGCAGAGTGGTGATGCAGTaccagcagtggtggtggtggtgaaagtggtgcCAAGGAGTAAATGCCTTGCCATtgtcactactatcaccaccaccatcactaccactgctgctgctgctctctctggTACATGATGTACAGTAGAACATATTTTCTTATGATTTAGTCTATTTTTGGGAAAACTGTATATACATTAATACATCTTGTTAGACTAGttattgtgttattgttattcctcTCACACGTTGCACTCCTCAGCATCACTGGCTGGTGGCGGCTCAGTGGCCTCAGTGCTGGCTTGTAATGGGGATTAGTGTGTCTAGCTACAGCTGACAATGTCATTAAGAATATCCTCTGGAAGTATTGAAAGAAGGAACACATTATTAAACAAATATCTGCAGAGATGTCTGTCTGAACACAACTGGGTTTACTTATAACAGGAATAAGAGAGGCACTGAGGCGGCTGCAACAAATAACAGAGTCTGGTGTCAGTGACCACCACTTAAAAGATAAGTTGTAAAAAATCTTAACAAATATTTTACAATACTGCAAAGTAGCACATGCAAAAATTAATCACATATATATCTATACTTCAGGTTTTATAAAAGTATGTTTTTAACCCAACCATAGAGTACACAcatacgcgcgcacacacacacacacacaaacacacacacgcccggtagctcagtggttagagcacaggcttcacaagccagaggaccggggttcgattcctcggccgggtggagatatttgggtgtgtctcctttcacgtgtagcccctgttcacctagcagtgagtaggtatgggatgtaaatcgaggagttgtgaccttgttgttccggtgtggtgtgtgtgcctggtctcaggcctatccgaagattggaaataatgagctctgagctcgttccgtagggtaacgtctggctgtctcgtcagagactgcagcagatcaaacagtgaatcacacacacacacacacacacacacacacacacacacacacacacacacacacacacacacacacacacacacacacacacacacacacaaacacacacacacaccatcagttAGCTAGTTTGTGGTGTGCACTGAGCAAGCAATGACAGTGTTGTGGTGCACGGGGCTCCTGTAAAGACACCTCACTCACAGAGGAGCACAGTCACCCTTCAAGGCATCCAGCACAGCACTGGCATGTTGGCAGGTGCACCTCTGCCAGGCACTAGTCACAGCGAGCCAATGTTGCCTGCAATACACAAGTCCCGTGTTCTGAGTCCCACGTGGCCAGGCATGGCTCTTCACACGTCGTGCTCGGCTCTGCGGTGCTTCTTGAGTGCCGAGCTCCTCCAGAACTGCGAGCCACACTCAGGGCACtcgtgacggcggcggcggcggtggcgccGCTCCCGGTGACATTTGCGGTGTGCCCAGAGTGCCGTGCGGGTTGGGAAGGTGGCATCACAACGCTCACAGCGGAGGTCTGGCTCTGGGGTGTGGTTTGTCTCCTTGGCAGGCTGTGGCTTGGCCTCTGGGGAACTGTCCAGCCTCTCCTGGCCCTGGCGGTGTGGCGGAGTGGAGGGCAGGGTGGGGACGGCaggcgtgtggtggtgttgggtggtGTGGAGCTGCTGGTGCACCATTAGCTGGGTGCGGGTCAGGTGGCGCTGAGGACAGCTGGGGCACTGGTAGGTCTGCATGCTAAAGTGGCGCCGCACATGTATCTTGAGTGCAGCACGGGATGGCAGGGCAGCGCCACACACAGGACACGGCGGCGGTGGCTCAGCAGACGGCTGCACGTGGGTGAGGCTGTGAGTCACCAGGCAGCCGCGGGTCCTGAACTGCTTGAGGCACACACTGCACCGTGCTGGTCGCCGGCAGCCCTGCCCCTGcccttcaccctcaccctcctccccatcctcctcagGGCTGCTCCACCTGCCCTTGCTGGCctcccctgcctgcctgtcctcAGTTCGCGGCTGCAGCGAGGGATCAAAGATCAGCACGAAGGGGTCATCTGGGTCGCTGCGGCGGTACACCCCCACACTCCGCCCCTTGAACAGCTCACTGACAGAGAGTGGTGCGTGTGCCACGGGGGATGCTGGGGATggggagaggcaggagggagaggtgaccCCGTCCCCagcttgctcctcctcttgctcgcTGTCTGCTTGGCACTCTGTCTCCAGGTCACAGTCTGGCTCAAAGATCATGTCACACTCCACACTGAGGAACTCCACTGCCCCTGATGCTGCCTCCATTGCTGCCCActctacacacagacacacacacacacacacacacacacacactattctcttcttcttcactcctcttacttctctctcattttgtcatATTCCTCTCTGTTTACAACTCAATCTTATTTTTAGCTGGATATAcactcatcatcattacatacaTATCTTCTGTACAGATTCCACCCTCCTGAGCTGACATGTCTCTGCTAAGGAAGGCCAGGCAATGTACACCACTCCATCACCTGCTGCTGAGTGCATATTTAATGAGGCATGGCTTTTCTGAACCTGCTACATCCTtggctccctctctccttcccatggCCTCACTgcatcacactagcactttattCCAACCTACTTTGTCCACTTTATCAATGCAAGAGTTGATCAGTAACCTCTCTATTTCACATATAATAGGGGGCTCTACTCATATTCCTCCTTTTAGACAGAATAGAATGAAAagctctcctctaactgactgtcctcagcctctctctcatcattgttgtgttatttcttgctatcttctactacTTTTTATCATATCAGctgttcttctgatcttgctaactgcatgactttattttctctcttaattttgctACCCTTggcctcttacatagaaaataaataaattgataagaatAAATCCCTTACACTTACAACTCCTAAATTCTAAGGCCTGGTCTGCTTCAAAGGAGGAACACAGCCACACTTCTCAAAAACTAAACTGAATAACTTTATCTAtcaactttttctctctatttctatttattctatctctatctatttattaatttacattgggaagcagttaaatattctttttttttttttttcttctctaagtATGTTGAAATATAAATAGCTTCCTTTACATatcaaataaggaaaaaaacaaaagaaattctggtggtgttgatgtatGCAGGGGTGTCAGGCTCTTGGGGAAGGACTGAAGGCACTGGGTACTCCTTCATTACGTCCTCATCCTGCAGGAACAGAAATCATGTTAGTtcaatcatgagagagagagagagagagagagagagagagagagagagagagagagggtttagtTCAAtacttttattacatttatacAACCAATACACAAGTCATTCATATCAGGGTATCAAATTCGCGTGTAACAGTGGCAATGGCCCGTCCGGTGTGTATCCAGAGGTGCTCACGTGTTAGGGATACGCAGGAATgacactcacctctcctcaactcaccaccaccaccaccagctgtgtTTACATTCCCACGCTCATTACAGGGAGCATGAATGTAAAATTTATGTCAAGGTGTTTTATTTAGACAGGTTTCAGCGTGATTTAATGTTTATTTGCCAAGTATATGAgggttgataatgtagaaaactggTCCATATTGTTCTGTGTGATATCTAGGCACAGTACTGTATtatgaggtgttttttttttttttttcagttcctcgCAAGTATTTAcagaaggcatttttttcttcGACGCTTTCAGATAGTCATGATATATAATAAAGCACTGCTACTATTAAATTTCTTCCCTTACATTTCCTTTTGACTACCTAGTTACTGGTGCCTAGATATATCATTAGTACCTGCAATATCAACAAATTcatccccttcaatactaggacacatttttaccttgagatttgcgtacgaccagaccatttcattaacattaggtagggtctatggaggtcagaagattaatggcctcagtcttcactatttcaatcttcgccatgagtttctgaagctgtataaaattagcaaatagtaagcagaatgaatatgggaaagcatcatggtactcaaggggttgaaAGTAATGTTAAAGACACATATGcacattttaattttcttttttcagaaaGTCAATATATAAAGTCATTAATGGAAAGAGTGACAGACACCATAGACGAAGTATGATTATGCagacacaaaataacaacagctaCAAATACAAGAGTCATCTAACGCTGAGATGCAAAACTACAATACCTGACAGACAAATTACCGGACCAGAGGAGTGGCGAGTCCTACTAGTTTCATTCTTCCGAGCTATGGCAGAGTAAagaacgaggaaggaagaggaagattggaGGAAGTTTCGGGTTCATTGGTTACGTGTTTGTGTAGAGTGTTGAcgtgcatgtgtttgtgtgctcCTGCAGTTGGTGGTCGCTGTGTCTGGGAGGAAGATCGAGTCATGGAAAGGTATGTGTGCCTATAGAACTGCTTGCTACTATTGCCATTTCCTCTTgtgtccctcaccaccaccacctcatccctGCCTGTCTCACTGTCACCTACAACTTACACGGTCATCTTTCACAGCAttatactgttgttattgttgttttacgGGTATGtaagaaggggagggggagggcgaTGTTCTATGCCTGTGTGTATTGGGAGGTAAGAGGTGGACAAGTGTTTCACCGTATGTGTCTAATTTATGTGTGGTGCGGAGGAAGCGGGGGCAGGTGCTTAacagtatagtgtgtgtgtgtgtgtgtgtgtgtgtgtgtgtgtgtgtgtaattcacctcggtcgtttgctggtcacccagccagtcttccccattacggagcgagctcagagctcataaaccgatcttcgggtaggactgagaccacaacacactccacacaccggggcagcgaggccacaacccctcgagttacatcccgtacctatttactgctaggtgaacaggagccacacattaagaggcttgcccatttgcctcgccgcgccgggattcgaacccggccctctcgattgtgagtcgagcgtgctaaccactacactacgctgtgtgtgtgtgtgtgtgtgtgtgtgtgtgtgtgtggggcaggTGTCAATATAACGAGAATGTAAGATTTGTGCATCAACGGAGAAAAAGTTGAAGAGATCGCTGCGCTACAGTTATACACGACATGTCTATATGAAGCAGCCTTCCtacctttacttttttatctagAGCGACCAACTCCACTCCATGTCCACctccccatccacacacacacacacacacacacacacacacacacacacacacacacacacatgaacagatttttttttgtcaccgcACTCAAGTAAACTCATGAATACGTATACTATTTATTGATGATTCCTGGAGTGTACGATATTGTGACTGTATTCTGCTGCATAGTGGAATATAGTACTGGGAGACTTTGAAAGGCACATGtgatttaaaaggaaaaaaaaaaatgaaaacaactaaTCTAGTACACGGTTAATTCTCAATTTCTCAGtagtattttacatttttctccacaaaatttacttcattttctgtCATTGTGCCACTCGTTACatgttttattcatctctctctctctctctctctctctctctctctctctctctctctgatttctgAAGCAAGCACGATCTAATATACGTACACCACAGCTAATTCTAACCTACCTTGCCTTCGTCAAGAGACACTTCGAAGGCAAGGCAGTGTCCAGCAAGTCTTTCCGGCACTGGTAGTATTCTTTTGTCTCTAGCTCTCTTTGTTAACAGACGGCAGAGCAGCTCATTTCTTTCAGCGGTGACTGCAAAGATTGTTGTGGCAGTTTAacaaggtgtgtggtgtgtatgtatgttgggttggtgacaccactgctaggaactactactactactactactactactactactactactactactactactactactactactactactactactactactactactacaactactactactactactactactactactaataataataataataataataataataataataataataataataataataataataataataataataatcctacaacaacaacaacaacaacaacaacaacaacaacaactactactactactactactattacaacaacaattactactacaacaacaacaacaataactactactactactactaccaccaccaccacccactatgACGTTCAGTGTTCACCAAGAATACAAAGAACATAGGAAGCTGACACAAAAGAAggatataaaaataaagaaagaattatgGTCGTAGTCACCTTACTGCGTCactttgtggttctagagaacaattattaagaaagaaaattttgtgAATGCAGTATTGTTGTTTGTCTTTCCCATAAAACTCTcgcaattttactttttttcctcttttcaatattttccatcAAGATTTCGTCATTCATCATTtcctgttcgttttttttttcttttttttttcctccataatattaaccctttcagtgccatgacgcatttctttgttcattctggttactacttggtgatttcatacagcttcagaaacatatgtgtgGGAGATGGAAAAGAGTATATCTAGAGGAAAAAGTCACTTGGGTTAAGGAGAGTAAATGTCAGGGTGTTGATAAGAAGACACATGATAAGGAGCAGGAAACACGTGGGTCATCAAATTCTTATCAGTGTTGACCTTAGGGAGCAGGAAAAACGTGGGTCATCAAATTCTTATCATTGTTGACCTTAGGGAGCAGGAAACACGTGGGTCATcaaattcttattattgttgacCTTAAGGAGCAGAAAACACGGGGTCATCAAATTCTTATCAGTGTTGACCTTTGGGAGCAGGAAACACGTGGGTCATTAGATTTTTATCAGTATTGacctcttcattactggaacacattattttaccatgagtttcggTGTGTAGACGATTTACGCTAGTCTGTTTACACTAGGAACGGGTTATGGAAGTCAGACGATTAATgaacagagtcttcactattttaatc
The window above is part of the Portunus trituberculatus isolate SZX2019 chromosome 31, ASM1759143v1, whole genome shotgun sequence genome. Proteins encoded here:
- the LOC123511414 gene encoding zinc finger protein 668-like, with product MEAASGAVEFLSVECDMIFEPDCDLETECQADSEQEEEQAGDGVTSPSCLSPSPASPVAHAPLSVSELFKGRSVGVYRRSDPDDPFVLIFDPSLQPRTEDRQAGEASKGRWSSPEEDGEEGEGEGQGQGCRRPARCSVCLKQFRTRGCLVTHSLTHVQPSAEPPPPCPVCGAALPSRAALKIHVRRHFSMQTYQCPSCPQRHLTRTQLMVHQQLHTTQHHHTPAVPTLPSTPPHRQGQERLDSSPEAKPQPAKETNHTPEPDLRCERCDATFPTRTALWAHRKCHRERRHRRRRRHECPECGSQFWRSSALKKHRRAEHDV